GCTGCCAGTACTTCTCACGGGCGATGAACACGGGAATGCAATTGACGAAGGCGCAGCCCGCCTCGAGCACCTGCTCGACGTACCACTTCGTGGCCTCTTCCGAGCCCACCGGCAGGTAGTTCACCACCACGTCGGTCTTGGTCTCGCGGAGCAGGCGGACGATGTCGACCGTCGATCCGGGCGCCTTCTGGATGATCTTCGACAGGTACTTGCCCAGCCCGTCGTGCGTCATCCCGCGCTGCACGGTGATTCCGGAGCGCGGCGTCTTGGCGAACACGAAGGTGTTGTTCGGCCAGGTGACGATCGCCTCGGAAAGATCCTTGCCGACTTTGTTCTTGTCGATGTCGATGGCGGCGACGATCTCCACGTCGCGGATGTGGTAGCCGCCCAGATTGACGTGCATCAGGCCGGGAATGCGATCGCCTTCCTTGGCATTGCGGTAGTAATGGAGACCCTGGACGAACGACGAGGCGCAGTTCCCGACGCCGATGATCGCCACACGCACCTTGCCTTTGGCCTTCGCCATGCCTTCCGACCTCCTCATGAATCGAGACCCGCTCCGCGGGTGTTCTTCCAGATATAGACCACGCGCTGAATTGCGGTGGCGAACGATAGCAGCGCGAGCAGGATCAGCGCCGCCGACATCACCCGTCCGATCCCGAAGGCGCCGGCCACGATCAGCAGCACCATGCGCTCGGGGCGTTCGAACCAGCCAACCCGGCATTCGAGGCCGAGCCCCTCGGCGCGCGCCCGGGTGTAGGACACCATGAACGACCCCAGCATGGCCAGCACCGCGGTGAGCGACACCACGGCCCAGGTGCGAGGCTCGAGGCCCCGGGTGATCTCGGCCACGGCCTGAGAGGGGTCCATGGCCAGCTCGGTCAGGTGGACGAGATAGAAGCCGGAAATGCCCGCCAGCACGATGCCGTCCGAGAGCCGGTCGAGCGTGGAGTCGAGGAAAGCGCCGAAGCGCGAGCGGCGCCCCGAGCGCCGGGCCAGCTCCCCGTCCAGGATGTCGCACAGTCCGGAAACCGCCACCATCACGGCGCCGAAGCGGAAGTAGCCCTCGAAGAAGGCGAGGGCGGCCACCAGGCTCGCCAGCAGGCCCATGACCGTCATGCCATCCGCGCCCACACCGATACGCGCCAGCAAGCCGGTGAGCGGCTCGAGCGCCAGGTGGACGAGCTGCTTGAGCCGCTCCTTCAAAGGCGGCGCTTCGTCGGCGGCGACCGGGGTTCCGGGTCCCTGCGGGCCAGGAGTCACTCGGTGTCCTGTTCTCGCTCGCCGTGGCGGCCCCGTCCCGACAGCACCAGCACCATTTCACCGCGCCGCTTCTCGGACGTGAGCCGCGCCCGCACCTCGGTCGCCGCGCCGCGGATCACTTCCTCGAAGGTCTTCGTCAGCTCGCGGGCCAGCGCGATCATCCGGTCGCCCCAGATCGACTCGAGATCTTCGAGGGTCTTGTCGATGCGATGCGGCGCTTCGAACGCCACGACCGTCTCACGCCGGGTCGCGAGCTCTTCGAGGCGCCGCCTCCGCGCGCCCGGCTTGACCGGCAGGAACCCGGCGAACGTGAACGCGTCGGTCGGCAGTCCGCTGACCTGCAGCGCGGTGATCACGGCGCTCGCGCCGGGAACGCTCCGCACCTCGATGCCCGACTCGATCGCTGCGCGCACCAGCCGGTAGCCCGGATCGGCCACGCCGGGAGACCCGGCGTCGGTCACCACCGCGACCGAGTCGCCCGCCGTGAGGCGCTCGATCAGCGCGGGCACCCGGCGCTGCTCGTTGTGCTCGAACAGGCTCACGACCGGCGCCGACAGCCCAAAGTGGTCGAGCAGCCGGCGCGTTCGCCGCGTATCCTCGGCGGCCACGGCCTGCACCTCGCCCAGGGTGCGCAGCGCGCGCTGCGTGATGTCCTCGAGGTTTCCGATCGGCGTGGCCACCAGGTAGAGAATCCCCTCACCCGGGGCAGGATGGACGCGTGGGGCCGAAGCCTCCTGAGTCCGCGCGGGTGGTGCGGTTCGACGGCGTAAAGGACGGCGGAAGCTAGCACGCACCCTGGGCTCCGTCCACCGTCACGCCCGCGACGGGGCGAGCGCTTCCTCGACCACCGCCTGAAGCGCATCGGCGGCGCGCGCGATGCCCGTGTCGTCGACGTCCAGGTGCGTGGTCAGCCGCAGGCGGCGCTTGCCGTAGGGAAGCGTCTGGATGCCCCGCCGTTCGAGTCGCTCGTAGACGCTCGTGAGGTCGAGGGCCGGATGCTCGAAATCCACGAAGACGATGTTGGTCTCGGGCTCGCTCACCCGGATGCCGGGCAATGACGCGATGAGCGCAGCCAGGTCGCGCGCCCGGCGATGGTCGTCGGCCAGCCGGTCGAGGTGATGGTCGAGCGCATGGAGACAGGCCGCCGCGAGAATGCCCACCTGACGCATGCCCCCTCCCCAGCGCTTGCGCACCCGCCGTGCCTTGCGGATGGCGCCGGCCTCGCCGACGAGGATCGATCCGACCGGCGCGCCGAGCCCTTTGGAGAAGCACATCATCACGCTATCCGCCGTCGCGGCCCACTCGCGCATCGGGATCCCGGTGGCGACGCTGGCGTTCCACAGCCGGGCCCCGTCGAGGTGCACGCGGACACCCCGCTCGCGCGCCGCGGCCGCGAGGGCGCGCAGCGCCTCGAGCGGAACCACGGCGCCGCCGTGGCGGTTGTGGGTGTTCTCGGCGCACACCAGCGCGAGTCGCGCGACGTGATCGTCGCGATGGTCCTCGATCGCCGCGTCGAGCATCTCGGGCGTGATCGCGCCGCGCTTCGTGTCGGCGAGGCTCGCGAGGCAACCGCTGTTGGCGGCGAGCCCGCCCTGCTCGTAGTGGAAGATGTGGGACTCGCGCTCGATCAGGACCTGATCGCCGGGCTCGGTGTGCACCGCGATGCCGAGCTGATTGCCCATCGTGCCGCTCGGCACGAACACGGCGGCTTCCTTGCCGGTGAGATCCGCCACCCGCCGCTCGAGCTCGAGCACCGTGGGATCGTCGCCGATCACGTCGTCGCCGACGATCGCCTCCGCGATCGCGCGCCGCATCGCGGGCGTCGGCCGGGTGACGGTGTCGCTGCGCAGGTCCACCGTGGGATTCAAGGGACACACTCCATGGAATGTCGTCGCGCGGGCGCAGTGTAAGGGACAAGAGCCGTCGATGGTTCGCGGCTCGGGCGTCCAGTCTGACACAATCCTGACAAAACCACGGTGCAATCCGCGAAGTATCGGCTCACTCGCGCTGGCCTGAAACGCGGCGATTCCAGGAGCCGCGCGGCGCATCTCAAGGCGCGTCAGACCGAGCCGGCCCGTGGCGCGCCGGTCCTAGAGGAGGCTTCACCGATGTTCTACGACCCCACCTTCTTCCTGCTGATCCCGGCGATGATCTTCGCGTTCTGGGCGCAGTGGAAGGTCCAGTCCACCTACCAGCGTTTCTCCAAAGTCCAGGCGAGCAACGGCCGGACGGGCCGCGAGATCGCGCTCGGGATCATGGCGCGCAACGGCGTCACGGACGTGGCGGTCGAGGAAGTCGGGGGCATCCTGAGCGACCATTACGACCCGCGCGTCAAGAAGGTGCGGCTCTCCTCGCACAACTATCGCGACTCTTCGATCGCCTCGATCGCGGTCGCGGCGCACGAAGTCGGTCACGTGCTGCAGCACGCCCAGGGTTATGCCCCGCTCCAGTTCCGCACCCTGCTGGCCCCGGTCGCGGGTTTCGGCAGCATGCTGGCGTTTCCGCTGTTCCTGGTCGGGCTGTTCTTCAACATTCCCGGGATCTCGGGCACGTTGATGGACATCGGCATCTTCCTGTTCACCGGCGCGGTGCTGTTCTCTCTGGTGACCCTGCCGGTGGAGTTCGACGCCAGCAAGCGTGCGCTGGCGCAGCTCACCTCCTCGGGATCGGTGATGCCCGAAGAGATCGGCCAGGCGAAGAAGGTCCTCGATGCGGCGGCCCTCACCTATGTGGCGGCGGCCGGCATGGCGGCGATCCAGCTTCTG
The Candidatus Eisenbacteria bacterium genome window above contains:
- a CDS encoding CDP-alcohol phosphatidyltransferase family protein; the protein is MTPGPQGPGTPVAADEAPPLKERLKQLVHLALEPLTGLLARIGVGADGMTVMGLLASLVAALAFFEGYFRFGAVMVAVSGLCDILDGELARRSGRRSRFGAFLDSTLDRLSDGIVLAGISGFYLVHLTELAMDPSQAVAEITRGLEPRTWAVVSLTAVLAMLGSFMVSYTRARAEGLGLECRVGWFERPERMVLLIVAGAFGIGRVMSAALILLALLSFATAIQRVVYIWKNTRGAGLDS
- the rsmI gene encoding 16S rRNA (cytidine(1402)-2'-O)-methyltransferase, which codes for MATPIGNLEDITQRALRTLGEVQAVAAEDTRRTRRLLDHFGLSAPVVSLFEHNEQRRVPALIERLTAGDSVAVVTDAGSPGVADPGYRLVRAAIESGIEVRSVPGASAVITALQVSGLPTDAFTFAGFLPVKPGARRRRLEELATRRETVVAFEAPHRIDKTLEDLESIWGDRMIALARELTKTFEEVIRGAATEVRARLTSEKRRGEMVLVLSGRGRHGEREQDTE
- a CDS encoding GntG family PLP-dependent aldolase; the protein is MNPTVDLRSDTVTRPTPAMRRAIAEAIVGDDVIGDDPTVLELERRVADLTGKEAAVFVPSGTMGNQLGIAVHTEPGDQVLIERESHIFHYEQGGLAANSGCLASLADTKRGAITPEMLDAAIEDHRDDHVARLALVCAENTHNRHGGAVVPLEALRALAAAARERGVRVHLDGARLWNASVATGIPMREWAATADSVMMCFSKGLGAPVGSILVGEAGAIRKARRVRKRWGGGMRQVGILAAACLHALDHHLDRLADDHRRARDLAALIASLPGIRVSEPETNIVFVDFEHPALDLTSVYERLERRGIQTLPYGKRRLRLTTHLDVDDTGIARAADALQAVVEEALAPSRA
- a CDS encoding zinc metallopeptidase — encoded protein: MFYDPTFFLLIPAMIFAFWAQWKVQSTYQRFSKVQASNGRTGREIALGIMARNGVTDVAVEEVGGILSDHYDPRVKKVRLSSHNYRDSSIASIAVAAHEVGHVLQHAQGYAPLQFRTLLAPVAGFGSMLAFPLFLVGLFFNIPGISGTLMDIGIFLFTGAVLFSLVTLPVEFDASKRALAQLTSSGSVMPEEIGQAKKVLDAAALTYVAAAGMAAIQLLRLIMLRNSRD